One Mycobacteroides salmoniphilum DNA segment encodes these proteins:
- a CDS encoding cupredoxin domain-containing protein, which translates to MQMSRLCCAVLVAAAAIPLAACSGSGRTTSDAPLSITIASDATSAPGMSGHSMPGMTSMPTTGAAPSSPAPAGPAVNIENFAFNPPTLTVPAGTTVTWTNKDEEPHNVVAEDGTFRSPGMDAQGTFSYQFATPGTYQYVCGIHPFMKATVVVR; encoded by the coding sequence ATGCAGATGTCTCGACTGTGCTGCGCCGTGCTGGTTGCGGCGGCGGCTATCCCGCTGGCAGCGTGCTCCGGCAGCGGCCGCACCACATCCGATGCGCCACTGTCGATCACGATCGCTTCTGATGCAACCAGCGCTCCCGGAATGTCCGGGCACAGCATGCCCGGCATGACCTCCATGCCGACAACAGGCGCCGCTCCCTCGTCGCCGGCCCCCGCAGGGCCTGCGGTGAACATCGAGAACTTCGCCTTCAATCCCCCCACGTTGACCGTGCCCGCAGGCACCACCGTCACCTGGACGAACAAGGACGAAGAACCGCATAACGTGGTGGCCGAGGATGGCACGTTCCGCTCCCCCGGGATGGACGCCCAGGGCACCTTCTCGTATCAGTTCGCCACGCCGGGTACCTACCAATACGTATGCGGCATCCACCCCTTCATGAAGGCCACGGTGGTAGTGCGATGA
- a CDS encoding phosphoribosyltransferase, with translation MFSDRQDAGRVLASFLAPYKMQGVVVLALPRGGVPVGREIAAALSAPLEVLVVRKLGVPGHEEYAMGAIASGGEVIVDEDIVRAMGISPAQLREVTARERRELARREQTYLKHRSIEIEDKTVILVDDGVATGATMRVALLAIRRASPARVVAAVPVAPRSAFHRFGSLVDDFVVASCPSRFQAVGDAYDDFHQVADDEVRALLSPPITT, from the coding sequence ATGTTCAGTGATCGCCAGGACGCCGGCCGCGTACTGGCGAGCTTCCTTGCGCCATACAAGATGCAGGGCGTGGTGGTCCTCGCACTACCACGTGGCGGAGTTCCGGTGGGACGGGAGATCGCGGCGGCCCTGAGTGCCCCGCTGGAGGTGCTGGTCGTACGCAAGCTCGGCGTTCCCGGACACGAGGAGTACGCGATGGGGGCCATTGCCAGCGGCGGCGAGGTAATCGTCGACGAAGACATCGTGCGCGCGATGGGAATCAGCCCGGCACAGCTCAGGGAAGTTACCGCCCGTGAGCGTCGCGAGCTTGCCCGCCGTGAACAGACGTATCTGAAACACCGCAGCATCGAAATCGAAGACAAGACAGTCATTCTGGTCGACGACGGCGTCGCCACCGGCGCGACGATGCGTGTTGCATTGCTGGCGATCAGACGGGCATCGCCTGCCCGAGTGGTGGCGGCTGTTCCCGTTGCCCCCAGATCTGCGTTCCACCGATTCGGTTCCCTTGTGGACGATTTCGTGGTCGCGTCATGCCCCTCCCGATTCCAGGCGGTGGGCGATGCCTACGACGACTTTCACCAGGTCGCCGACGACGAGGTCCGCGCCCTGCTCTCGCCACCGATCACCACATAG
- a CDS encoding hydroxymethylglutaryl-CoA lyase has product MPLPAHVTIREVLLRDGLQLETPIALADKLKLLDAIVATGVREVEATAFVSPSKMPALADAAELSAQLYNYPDIEFSALVASPNGAKRALAAGLTSLEYVVSASDGHSRANVGSSSAEATARIEEIVALAREAGATVEVIVACSWDCPFDGPTPEHRVLDIVRRAREGGADRFALADTIGTATPRRVTNLVAAVRPVVDDAPLGAHFHNTRGSGLASAYAAVQSGVTRLDSSIGGLGGCPFAPGATGNIATEDLVYLLRDSDIDVDVDLEAAIEAARVVQSVVGHEVPSALLRAGDRLLT; this is encoded by the coding sequence GTGCCGCTGCCCGCGCACGTCACCATCCGTGAGGTGCTGCTGCGGGATGGACTTCAGCTCGAGACACCGATCGCGTTGGCGGACAAGCTGAAACTTCTCGACGCGATCGTCGCGACAGGCGTGCGGGAGGTAGAGGCCACCGCATTTGTGTCACCCTCCAAAATGCCGGCGCTGGCCGACGCCGCCGAACTGTCGGCGCAGCTGTACAACTATCCGGATATCGAGTTTTCCGCACTCGTCGCCAGCCCCAACGGTGCCAAGCGTGCGCTTGCGGCGGGGCTCACCTCACTGGAGTACGTGGTCTCTGCGTCGGACGGACACAGTCGCGCCAACGTGGGCAGCAGCAGCGCCGAGGCCACCGCGCGCATCGAGGAGATCGTGGCGCTCGCGCGCGAGGCGGGTGCCACGGTGGAAGTCATTGTGGCCTGCTCGTGGGACTGTCCCTTCGACGGCCCCACTCCCGAACATCGTGTCCTCGACATCGTGCGCCGGGCCCGGGAAGGGGGCGCGGATCGTTTCGCCCTGGCCGACACCATCGGCACCGCCACCCCACGCCGCGTCACGAATCTCGTTGCGGCCGTTCGACCCGTTGTCGATGACGCACCGCTGGGCGCACACTTCCACAACACCCGAGGATCCGGTTTGGCCAGCGCCTACGCCGCTGTGCAATCCGGGGTGACGCGGCTCGATTCCTCGATCGGTGGACTCGGCGGCTGCCCGTTCGCGCCCGGCGCGACCGGCAATATCGCCACCGAGGATCTGGTGTATCTGCTGCGGGACAGCGATATTGACGTCGACGTTGATCTCGAGGCCGCGATCGAGGCCGCTCGAGTGGTGCAATCGGTAGTAGGGCACGAGGTCCCGAGCGCATTGCTGCGCGCGGGTGACCGATTGCTGACCTAG
- a CDS encoding CaiB/BaiF CoA transferase family protein, with product MTGALDGIRVLELGTLIAGPFAGRLLGDMGAEVLKIEPPGAPDPLRTWGQAEVDGHHVFWTVHARNKKAITLDLRTGAGRALFLDLVEKSDVIVENFRPGTLEKWGLGYDVLAERNNGIILVRVSGYGQTGPDAHKAGYASVAEAASGLRHLNGFPGGPPPRMALSIGDTLAGMFAAQGALAALYRRTVTGRGQIVDAALTESCLAVQESTIPDYDVGGVVRGPSGTRLEGIAPSNIYQSADGSWVVIAANQDTVFRRLCEAMDQPELSIDDRFVNHVARGRNQDELDAIIAGWAAQRLPSDIIDVLSAAGVIAGPINTVADVVQDPQLKAREMLVEHFDERLGRSVLGPGVVPVLSESPGGVRNAGPARPGQHNEDVFVGLLGKSAADIEKLRAEGVL from the coding sequence ATGACGGGTGCTCTCGATGGGATCCGGGTGCTGGAACTGGGCACCCTGATCGCCGGGCCTTTCGCGGGGCGGTTACTCGGGGATATGGGCGCCGAGGTGCTCAAGATCGAACCGCCCGGCGCGCCCGATCCGCTGCGGACTTGGGGCCAGGCGGAAGTCGACGGGCATCACGTGTTCTGGACGGTGCACGCTCGCAACAAGAAGGCCATCACCCTGGATCTGCGCACCGGGGCCGGGCGTGCGCTGTTCCTCGATCTCGTCGAGAAGTCGGATGTGATCGTCGAGAACTTCCGGCCCGGCACCCTGGAGAAGTGGGGCCTGGGCTACGACGTCCTGGCCGAACGCAACAACGGCATCATCTTGGTCCGCGTCTCCGGTTACGGGCAGACCGGCCCGGACGCGCACAAGGCCGGATACGCCTCGGTGGCCGAAGCCGCCAGCGGTCTGCGGCATCTCAACGGATTCCCCGGTGGCCCGCCGCCGCGGATGGCGCTCTCGATTGGTGACACCCTCGCCGGGATGTTCGCGGCCCAGGGCGCACTGGCCGCGCTGTACCGGCGGACCGTTACCGGGCGCGGACAGATCGTCGATGCGGCGTTGACCGAGAGCTGTTTGGCGGTCCAGGAATCCACGATTCCCGACTACGACGTGGGTGGGGTGGTACGGGGCCCGTCAGGTACCCGGTTGGAAGGCATCGCGCCATCGAACATCTACCAGAGTGCCGATGGCAGTTGGGTGGTCATCGCCGCTAACCAGGACACCGTGTTCCGCAGATTGTGTGAGGCGATGGATCAACCGGAGCTGAGCATCGATGATCGATTTGTCAATCACGTTGCCCGTGGCCGCAATCAGGATGAGCTCGACGCGATCATCGCCGGGTGGGCGGCACAACGCCTGCCCTCCGACATCATCGATGTGCTCAGCGCGGCCGGCGTGATCGCCGGACCCATCAATACCGTTGCCGATGTGGTGCAGGACCCGCAGCTCAAGGCGCGGGAGATGCTCGTCGAGCATTTCGACGAGCGCCTCGGCCGCTCGGTGCTGGGACCCGGAGTGGTTCCGGTGCTGTCCGAATCGCCGGGCGGCGTCCGGAATGCGGGCCCGGCCCGGCCCGGGCAGCACAACGAGGACGTCTTCGTGGGGCTGCTGGGCAAGAGCGCCGCCGATATCGAGAAGCTGCGTGCCGAGGGGGTGCTATGA
- a CDS encoding metallophosphoesterase family protein, with amino-acid sequence MTAEKEPQPIPDVLRASGSSMSRRQLIRHTAWFGAAVALTVAGGEAISHVAGSATAVSGARPTLRFAQISDSHIGFNGTANANVVDSFGRAINQINNLGYTPDFVIHTGDLTHLATDEQFDQVKQMMSGLSTPHVFTVPGEHDSVDDAGQKYRGVFGGGTRGDGWYSFDIAGVHVIGLVNTLNLKKLGHLGGEQLEFIRKDLEPLSADTPIIVFSHIPLFAMYPEWGWGTDDSAQALSYMKRFASVTCLNGHVHQLFTKTEGNVTFYSGTTTAYPLPKPGDGPAPKPVTLPAGQLHDILGIREVSYMKGNQALAIKEDKLT; translated from the coding sequence ATGACCGCGGAGAAGGAACCTCAGCCGATTCCCGATGTTCTTCGCGCAAGCGGTTCATCTATGTCGCGGCGCCAGCTCATCCGGCACACCGCGTGGTTCGGCGCCGCTGTCGCACTGACTGTCGCTGGCGGAGAGGCCATTTCGCACGTGGCGGGTTCGGCCACCGCTGTCAGCGGCGCCCGCCCGACGCTACGGTTTGCACAGATCAGCGACAGCCATATCGGATTCAACGGCACCGCCAATGCCAATGTCGTCGATTCTTTCGGCCGTGCGATCAATCAGATCAACAATCTGGGCTACACCCCGGACTTCGTCATCCACACCGGTGATCTCACACATCTGGCCACCGATGAGCAGTTCGATCAGGTGAAGCAGATGATGTCCGGGCTCAGCACCCCGCATGTCTTCACCGTCCCTGGCGAACATGATTCGGTTGACGACGCCGGACAGAAGTACCGCGGCGTCTTCGGCGGCGGCACCCGCGGCGACGGGTGGTACAGCTTCGATATTGCCGGTGTCCACGTGATCGGACTGGTCAACACTCTCAACCTGAAGAAGCTCGGACACCTGGGCGGCGAACAGCTCGAATTCATCCGCAAGGATCTGGAACCGTTATCCGCCGACACCCCGATTATCGTGTTCAGTCACATCCCACTGTTCGCGATGTATCCCGAATGGGGTTGGGGTACCGATGATTCTGCACAAGCCCTGAGCTACATGAAGCGGTTTGCGTCCGTGACGTGCCTCAACGGACATGTGCACCAACTATTCACCAAGACCGAGGGAAACGTCACCTTCTACAGCGGTACGACGACGGCCTACCCGTTACCCAAACCGGGCGACGGTCCGGCTCCGAAACCGGTGACGCTGCCGGCCGGTCAGCTGCACGACATCCTGGGGATCCGCGAGGTCAGTTACATGAAAGGCAATCAGGCCCTTGCCATTAAAGAGGATAAACTGACATGA
- a CDS encoding SRPBCC family protein — translation MSTPVLFGIIVGVLAIGGLLGAAVLFGLASGDSGPRRFGVTMPDTDFFDKTASFAVTAQISVPGPVERVWTQVSEGGYLESIPLVSGPVRSGDHVVTRTPLFAITEKVVHSEEGLKLVAIGTGISVPLVLKSFGERWELAAEGNKVLVRWTVAVTPKWVGWFPLRWTAFAVRPFLRTLLFLAIR, via the coding sequence ATGTCCACTCCGGTGCTGTTCGGGATCATCGTGGGAGTGCTGGCCATCGGGGGCCTGCTGGGAGCAGCAGTGCTTTTCGGCCTCGCCTCCGGTGACAGCGGACCCCGTCGCTTTGGGGTGACCATGCCGGACACCGACTTTTTCGACAAGACGGCATCATTTGCGGTCACCGCGCAGATCAGCGTGCCGGGGCCCGTCGAGCGCGTGTGGACCCAGGTCTCGGAGGGCGGCTATCTGGAGTCGATTCCTTTGGTGTCCGGCCCGGTGAGATCGGGTGACCACGTGGTGACCCGCACGCCGCTGTTCGCGATCACTGAGAAGGTGGTCCACAGCGAGGAGGGCCTCAAGCTGGTCGCGATCGGGACCGGTATTTCAGTTCCACTGGTGCTCAAGTCGTTCGGCGAACGCTGGGAGCTGGCCGCTGAGGGCAACAAGGTGCTGGTGCGCTGGACGGTGGCGGTCACCCCGAAGTGGGTCGGTTGGTTCCCGTTGCGCTGGACGGCGTTCGCGGTGCGCCCGTTCCTGCGCACGCTGTTGTTCCTGGCTATCCGTTAG
- a CDS encoding TetR/AcrR family transcriptional regulator, with the protein MYAEQTRSDLLDSARRHFTTTGYNSVTVDDIVSSIEVSKGTFYYHFSDKQAMFTALLTECLTETADTVTTAIRRLDKPGPSGPQVAATSAWVYLSRSLNDTTYRELMRQAPMVLGEETYRHIDETIVLPPLVTLMETLAARGELKADVHTHMAARMLMTMFVTANSIIAESGDPATTMTEVADTIATMFSGIVLGDVPLARAAANG; encoded by the coding sequence ATGTACGCAGAACAGACTCGTTCCGATCTTCTGGATTCCGCACGTCGGCATTTCACAACCACGGGCTACAACAGCGTGACCGTCGACGACATCGTCAGCAGCATCGAGGTCAGCAAGGGCACGTTCTACTACCACTTCTCCGATAAGCAGGCGATGTTCACCGCGCTGCTCACCGAATGCCTGACCGAGACCGCCGACACCGTCACCACCGCCATCCGCCGTCTGGACAAGCCGGGCCCGAGCGGCCCGCAGGTCGCCGCCACCTCCGCATGGGTCTATTTGTCGCGGTCACTCAACGACACGACCTACCGGGAGCTCATGCGTCAGGCACCGATGGTCCTCGGCGAGGAGACATACCGCCACATCGACGAGACCATCGTGCTACCGCCCTTGGTCACCCTCATGGAAACCCTCGCTGCCCGTGGCGAGCTGAAAGCCGATGTGCACACACACATGGCGGCCCGGATGCTCATGACGATGTTCGTCACGGCCAACAGCATCATCGCCGAATCCGGCGATCCCGCAACAACGATGACCGAAGTCGCCGACACGATCGCCACGATGTTCAGCGGGATTGTTCTCGGAGATGTCCCGCTGGCGCGCGCGGCGGCTAACGGATAG
- a CDS encoding SDR family oxidoreductase — protein sequence MTDHSLNGKTVLITGGGKNLGGLIARDLVANGAGAVAIHYNSPSSKDAADETVAAIQAAGAKAVAFQGDLTTGDAVSKLFTDTVDAVGRPDIAINTVGKVIKKPFTEITEEEYDSASAVNAKSAFLFLKEAGKHVNDNGKIVTLVTSLLGAYTPFYAAYAGTKAPVEHFTRAASKEYGERGISVTAVGPGPMDTPFFYPAEGEDAVAYHKTAAALSPFSKTGLTDIEDIAPFIRFLVSDGWWITGQTILINGGYTTK from the coding sequence GTGACAGATCATTCGCTAAATGGTAAGACAGTTCTCATCACCGGTGGAGGCAAGAATCTGGGTGGGCTCATCGCCCGGGATCTCGTGGCCAACGGCGCCGGTGCCGTGGCGATCCATTACAACAGCCCGTCGAGCAAGGATGCCGCCGACGAGACGGTGGCCGCGATCCAAGCGGCTGGAGCTAAGGCGGTGGCGTTTCAGGGTGACCTGACCACTGGAGACGCAGTAAGCAAACTATTCACGGATACCGTCGATGCGGTAGGCCGCCCCGACATCGCCATCAACACGGTCGGCAAGGTCATCAAGAAGCCGTTTACTGAAATCACCGAGGAGGAGTACGACTCGGCGAGCGCGGTCAACGCCAAATCCGCATTCTTGTTCCTCAAGGAGGCGGGTAAGCACGTCAACGACAACGGCAAGATCGTCACCCTGGTGACATCGCTGCTGGGTGCGTACACCCCGTTCTACGCGGCATACGCGGGAACCAAGGCCCCGGTCGAGCACTTCACCCGCGCCGCCTCGAAGGAGTACGGGGAGCGTGGCATTTCGGTGACCGCGGTGGGTCCGGGCCCAATGGACACGCCTTTCTTCTACCCGGCAGAGGGTGAGGATGCCGTCGCGTATCACAAGACCGCGGCCGCACTCTCGCCGTTCTCGAAGACCGGACTGACCGATATCGAGGACATCGCTCCGTTCATCCGATTCCTCGTCAGCGATGGCTGGTGGATCACCGGGCAGACCATCCTGATCAACGGCGGCTACACCACAAAGTAG
- a CDS encoding alpha/beta fold hydrolase encodes MADLRTSHVTIDGVRSPLLLAGPDRGDTAVVFIHGNPGSSHDFRGLLGAVGDHARAVALDMPGFGQADKPSGFPQNAVGHAIHLDGVLAELGITNVHLVLHDFGGLWGLTWAAAHLNQVASITLMNTGAVSGHRWHWPARLWLTRRLGELVMRLTTTAAFKLVIQYGYALKPAPTRLPAEFLAHMARDFDSDTRDAVIRLYRASHHLGEFGEPLAYLLRQHDIPALVIWGARDHFLPVKHAHQQLQAFPSAQLVILDTAGHWPLITHAAETETAVTAFLTPLLGRHTLQGSLSPVAPVTTR; translated from the coding sequence ATGGCAGATCTGCGAACAAGCCACGTGACCATCGATGGAGTGCGGTCTCCGCTGCTGCTCGCCGGTCCAGATCGTGGCGATACGGCAGTGGTGTTCATTCACGGAAATCCGGGTTCATCGCACGACTTCCGCGGACTGCTCGGGGCGGTCGGCGATCACGCGCGGGCTGTGGCCCTGGACATGCCGGGGTTCGGGCAGGCGGACAAACCCAGCGGTTTTCCGCAGAATGCGGTCGGGCATGCAATACATCTAGATGGCGTACTGGCCGAGCTGGGCATCACCAACGTCCACCTGGTGCTACACGATTTCGGTGGACTGTGGGGCTTGACCTGGGCTGCCGCCCACCTGAACCAGGTCGCATCGATCACTCTGATGAACACCGGCGCCGTCTCAGGGCATCGCTGGCACTGGCCGGCTCGGCTCTGGCTCACCCGGCGGCTCGGTGAGCTGGTCATGCGCCTGACCACGACTGCGGCGTTCAAACTGGTCATTCAATACGGTTACGCTCTCAAGCCCGCGCCCACTCGGCTGCCCGCCGAGTTCCTGGCTCATATGGCACGCGATTTCGATTCGGACACAAGGGATGCGGTGATCCGTTTGTACCGTGCCTCACATCACTTGGGGGAGTTCGGCGAGCCCCTCGCATACCTGTTGCGCCAGCATGACATTCCCGCTCTGGTGATCTGGGGAGCGCGCGATCACTTCCTGCCCGTAAAGCATGCCCATCAGCAGCTGCAGGCGTTCCCCTCCGCGCAACTGGTCATCTTGGATACGGCCGGTCACTGGCCCCTGATCACCCACGCGGCTGAAACAGAAACGGCCGTCACGGCTTTCCTGACACCACTGCTCGGGCGCCACACTCTCCAGGGCTCGCTGTCGCCGGTCGCGCCCGTCACGACACGCTGA
- a CDS encoding RNA polymerase sigma factor, which translates to MTQRDPTARRGLRAVPGGDDHYPDWQSVYQDNAVWVYRTIYARVGNKPDAEDLTAEVFLAALRPLRLAVTKAEVRAYLRTVARTVLAAHWRETLGREITSIPDMQDIADRPPESEEFISIAPQHAKAVLDALPDNYRRILELRFLQSCSIKESAAKMGVTVANAKVLQHRALRLAAQINEQDLS; encoded by the coding sequence ATGACGCAACGTGATCCCACTGCCCGGCGCGGCTTGCGGGCCGTTCCGGGCGGTGACGATCACTACCCGGACTGGCAGTCCGTGTACCAAGACAATGCCGTCTGGGTATATCGCACCATCTACGCACGCGTGGGCAACAAGCCAGATGCCGAGGATCTGACGGCCGAGGTGTTCCTGGCCGCACTGCGCCCGCTACGCCTGGCAGTGACCAAGGCCGAGGTGCGGGCCTACCTGCGGACGGTTGCGCGCACGGTGCTCGCCGCGCACTGGCGCGAGACATTGGGGCGCGAGATCACCTCGATCCCCGACATGCAGGACATCGCCGACCGGCCTCCCGAATCCGAGGAGTTCATCAGCATCGCACCGCAGCACGCGAAGGCCGTATTGGACGCACTACCGGACAACTATCGTCGAATTTTGGAACTGCGATTCCTGCAAAGCTGTTCGATCAAGGAGTCCGCCGCCAAGATGGGTGTCACCGTCGCCAATGCCAAGGTGCTCCAACACCGTGCCTTGCGCCTGGCCGCCCAGATCAACGAACAGGACCTGTCATGA
- a CDS encoding ubiquinol-cytochrome c reductase iron-sulfur subunit, translated as MNPRGLRRYVDDLLRGRRPKPFRPDDFEAAQIRTAIELRASQPGDDAPSQEFLAHLQGRLAEQMGDAPVSSGQTRWQEPTRRTVLVGTSAAAAAAAVAITTDRLITQKPGTDPEQDPGEIVPNTGSWQRVASSSAVPDGGVHPFDLGFVNGFVRRVSGRVEAVSGVCTHQGCKLWFDGAHDRLQCPCHTTSFTTDGRVITHQLPIAPKPLPKLEVRETDGHIEVFAPDRPV; from the coding sequence ATGAATCCGCGTGGGCTGCGCCGCTACGTCGACGACCTGCTCCGGGGTCGCCGGCCCAAGCCATTCCGCCCCGACGATTTCGAAGCGGCACAGATCCGGACCGCGATCGAGCTGCGCGCGAGCCAACCCGGCGATGATGCTCCGAGCCAGGAGTTCCTCGCACACCTGCAGGGACGCCTGGCCGAGCAGATGGGCGATGCCCCAGTGTCTTCCGGCCAGACGCGGTGGCAAGAACCCACCCGTCGGACTGTCCTCGTCGGCACCTCGGCTGCCGCCGCTGCCGCCGCTGTCGCCATCACCACCGACCGTCTGATTACACAGAAACCCGGGACCGACCCCGAGCAGGACCCGGGCGAGATCGTCCCCAACACCGGGAGTTGGCAGCGCGTCGCCTCCAGCAGTGCCGTCCCCGATGGCGGGGTGCATCCCTTCGACCTCGGATTCGTCAACGGATTCGTGCGACGGGTGAGCGGACGGGTCGAGGCTGTATCGGGCGTCTGCACGCATCAGGGCTGCAAGCTCTGGTTCGACGGGGCGCATGACCGATTGCAATGCCCGTGCCACACCACGTCGTTCACCACCGACGGACGGGTCATTACGCACCAGCTGCCCATCGCGCCCAAACCGCTACCGAAGTTGGAAGTGCGCGAGACCGACGGTCACATCGAGGTGTTCGCCCCCGACCGCCCCGTCTGA
- a CDS encoding LysR family transcriptional regulator, translating to MSATAEGNSLVNLLDSRRLFQFVVAAEAPTLAAAAAELFITQQALSSAIRQLERDLGVELFSRAQRSLQLTDAGHELYTGARPLLAGIRVLAHATRNFSNPQRAFVIGHSPAISSEEVYRIIEPTVIADPTVSITVRQVFPGTMRDGLLDGSLDLALRRGVDMPTDLATDTLLYQPLRIAVVRSHTLAASDRIDITEIADYPVVVWAPPRHSFYTDLLISHCRRSGFEPQLLVNPVQGTPPYTAVLAHPDHCAFVTDDPGVIYHGKVRVIEIADPPLVPVQAVWLPHSVSAIRNRLFEAVQRAAVVSATSRLEDGGIRSTSPSTSYVADTSDVQ from the coding sequence ATGAGCGCGACGGCCGAAGGTAATTCGCTGGTCAACTTGCTGGATTCCCGGCGATTGTTTCAGTTCGTCGTGGCCGCGGAGGCCCCGACACTGGCCGCCGCTGCGGCGGAATTGTTCATTACCCAACAGGCGCTGTCGTCGGCGATACGCCAACTGGAACGCGACCTTGGCGTCGAGCTGTTCTCACGCGCACAACGCAGTCTGCAACTGACCGACGCCGGCCATGAGCTGTACACCGGCGCAAGACCACTGCTGGCCGGAATACGTGTGCTGGCCCACGCGACACGCAACTTCTCAAATCCTCAGCGGGCTTTTGTTATCGGGCACTCCCCGGCAATATCCAGTGAAGAGGTCTACCGAATCATCGAGCCGACGGTCATCGCGGACCCCACGGTGTCGATCACCGTTCGCCAGGTCTTTCCGGGCACCATGCGCGACGGCCTCCTCGATGGCTCGCTCGACCTGGCACTACGCCGCGGGGTAGACATGCCCACCGACCTGGCCACCGACACTCTGCTCTATCAGCCGCTGCGCATCGCGGTCGTGCGGTCCCATACCCTCGCCGCCAGCGATCGGATCGACATCACCGAGATCGCGGACTATCCCGTCGTGGTGTGGGCCCCACCCCGCCACTCGTTCTACACAGACTTGCTGATCTCACATTGCCGCCGAAGCGGTTTCGAGCCACAACTACTGGTCAATCCGGTGCAGGGCACCCCGCCGTACACGGCGGTACTCGCGCACCCCGATCATTGCGCGTTCGTCACCGACGACCCGGGCGTCATCTACCACGGCAAGGTACGGGTGATCGAGATCGCGGATCCCCCATTGGTTCCCGTTCAGGCGGTCTGGCTCCCACATTCGGTGTCGGCCATCCGCAACCGGCTGTTCGAGGCCGTCCAGCGTGCGGCTGTTGTCAGCGCGACATCGCGGTTGGAAGATGGAGGTATTCGGAGCACGAGCCCAAGTACCTCCTATGTCGCCGACACATCGGATGTTCAGTGA
- a CDS encoding TetR/AcrR family transcriptional regulator, whose protein sequence is MSSVREEANTQGVTIAPPADAVLDAARTEFERHGMRRANMDAIARRAGVSRRTLYRRFPTKEALFEHLIEAECLLIFGQLAVVANGQDAQGAIVECFTLAMRLITENRLAGTIIENEPELVIGLNTPSGDKAIVRASALVATSLRHSGVTMPDEAVLAVSEILVRLVGSLLTNRAGVLDITDTVAVRRYAQTYLARMVW, encoded by the coding sequence ATGAGCAGCGTGCGCGAAGAGGCGAATACTCAAGGGGTGACCATCGCCCCACCCGCCGATGCCGTCCTTGATGCCGCGCGCACCGAGTTCGAGCGACACGGCATGCGCCGCGCCAACATGGACGCCATCGCGCGACGTGCCGGGGTAAGCCGACGCACCCTCTACCGCCGCTTCCCCACCAAGGAAGCGCTGTTCGAGCACCTCATCGAGGCCGAGTGCCTGCTCATATTCGGCCAGCTCGCCGTCGTCGCCAATGGCCAGGATGCGCAAGGTGCCATTGTCGAGTGCTTCACATTGGCCATGCGGCTGATCACCGAAAACCGGTTGGCGGGCACCATCATCGAGAACGAGCCCGAGCTGGTGATCGGACTGAACACCCCCTCTGGCGATAAGGCCATCGTGCGCGCAAGTGCGCTGGTGGCGACCTCTCTTCGGCACAGCGGCGTCACCATGCCCGACGAGGCCGTGCTGGCGGTATCGGAAATCCTTGTGCGCCTTGTGGGTTCGTTGCTCACCAATCGCGCGGGTGTTCTCGATATCACCGACACTGTGGCGGTGCGCCGCTATGCACAGACATATCTCGCACGCATGGTGTGGTGA
- a CDS encoding YiaA/YiaB family inner membrane protein, with protein sequence MSTSEPTVRASTAYYVQSAIAFAVAFASTLGGVAYLPISPWPRAFLAVCTLFLVTSCFGLAKVVRDTHESQQVRNRLDEARIEQIYAEHNPLKSAV encoded by the coding sequence ATGAGCACATCCGAGCCCACGGTCCGCGCATCCACCGCGTACTACGTCCAATCCGCCATCGCCTTCGCGGTCGCATTCGCCTCGACACTGGGTGGCGTCGCGTACCTGCCGATATCGCCATGGCCCCGTGCGTTCCTGGCGGTGTGCACGCTCTTCCTAGTCACCAGCTGCTTCGGGCTCGCCAAGGTCGTGCGCGATACCCACGAATCGCAACAGGTACGCAACCGGCTCGACGAGGCGCGCATCGAGCAGATCTACGCCGAACACAACCCGCTGAAGTCGGCGGTCTAG